In a genomic window of Scyliorhinus torazame isolate Kashiwa2021f chromosome 5, sScyTor2.1, whole genome shotgun sequence:
- the LOC140420157 gene encoding uncharacterized protein produces MEKPWKCEDCGKGYIAPHELERHQRSHTGERPFTCFQCEKGFTDIGNLRRHERVHTGERPFTCSQCEKGFTDIGNLRRHEQVHTGERPFTCSQCEKGFTHIGGLRRHEQVHTGARPFTCSQCEKGFTQIGNLRRHKRVHTGERPFTCFQCEKGFTDIGNLRRHERVHTGERPFTCSQCEKGFTDIGSLRKHERVHTGERPFTCSQCEKGFTHIGNLRRHERVHTGERPFTCSQCEKGFTDIGTLRRHERVHTRERPFNCSDCGKGFTRLSSLLRHQIVHTGQKPFICTVCDKGFTRLPHLQGHQRVHTGQKPFICSVCDKGFAQLSSLLKHNVTHTKSRPFKCSDCRRGFKSSQRLMSHQRIHSEEKLFSCSHCTKSFRTSTNLMKHERGHTGESPFTSPTGKSFTRSSLAEPQCHSHQ; encoded by the coding sequence atggagaaaccatggaaatgtgaggattgtgggaagggatacattGCCCCACACGAGCTGGAAagacatcaacgcagtcacactggagagaggcctttcacctgctttcagtgtgaaaagggattcactgacattggcaacctgcggagacatgaacgagttcacactggagagaggcctttcacctgctctcagtgtgaaaagggattcactgacattggcaacctgcggagacacgaacaagttcacactggagagaggcctttcacctgctctcagtgtgaaaagggattcactcacattggaggcctgcggagacacgaacaagttcacactggagcgaggcctttcacctgctctcagtgtgaaaagggattcactcaaattggcaacctgcggagacacaaacgagttcacactggagagaggcctttcacctgctttcagtgtgaaaagggattcactgacattggcaacctgcggagacatgaacgagttcacactggagagaggcctttcacctgctctcagtgtgaaaagggattcactgacattggcagcctgcggaaacacgaacgagttcacactggggagaggcctttcacctgctctcagtgtgaaaagggattcactcacattggcaacctgcggagacacgaacgagttcacactggagagaggcctttcacctgctctcagtgtgaaaagggattcactgacattggcaccctgcggagacacgaacgagttcacaccagggagaggccattcaactgctctgactgtgggaagggattcactcggttatccagcctgctgagacaccagataGTTCACACCGggcagaagccgttcatctgcactgtgtgtgataagggattcactcggttaccccacctgcagggacaccagagagttcacaccgggcagaagccgttcatctgctctgtgtgtgataagggatttgctcaattatccagcctgctgaaacacaatgtcactcacaccaagagcaggccctttaaatgctctgactgcaggaggggtttcaaaagctcacagcgactgatgtcccaccagcgcattcactctgaggagaaactgttcagctgctctcactgcacaaagagctttagaacctccaccaacctgatgaaacacgagcgaggtcacaccggggagagcccgttcacctctccgactgggaaaagcttcactcggtcatcacttgctgagccacaatgtcactcacaccaatga